In Pseudomonas abieticivorans, the genomic window ACCGCCATGCCAACACCCCGCTATGCCGTGCACCCGCTGACCCTGGCCATGCTGTTTGCCGCCCCGGCCTTTGCCGACGACAACGCCGCCCTGCCCACCGTGACGGTCACCGCCGAACACAAAAGCGAGGACCTGCAAAAAACCCCGCTGGCGATCTCGGCTTTTGACGAAACGGCCCTGGATAACAAGCAAATCACCAGTATTCGCGGCCTCAGTGGCCAGGTGCCAAACCTGACGCTTAGCCGCCAGTCGATCTCCTACAGTGCCCAGACCTACGGCATCCGTGGTATCGGCGAAACCGACCCGATCCAGGAATCAGCAGTGGCCGTGTACGCCGACGACCTGTACATCCCCCGCGCCATTTCCTCGATGCTCGACTTCAACGACGTGGAACGGGTGGAAGTGCTGCGCGGCCCGCAGGGCACCCTGTACGGGCGTAACAGCAGCGCAGGGGCGATCCGCGTAATCACCCGCGACCCCACCCAGGAAACCCGCGGCTTTTTCGAACTGCAAGGCGGTAACTACAACGCCGAGAACGGCCGCTTGCTGATCAGCGGCCCGTTGATCGACAACACCCTGTTCGGCAGTTTCTCGGCCATCCGCCTGACCCGCGACGGCACCGTGTCAGACCCCACGCGCCATTCAAACGTCAACAACATCGACATCCAGAGTTATCGCGCCAAGTTGCGCTTCAAGCCCGACGACTCGCCCTGGGACGTGCAACTGACCCTGGCCAGCACCTTTGACCGTGGCGACACCACCAGCTACACGCCGTTCGACGCCAACGGCCATTACGACAAGTTCAAGAGTTACAGCAGCCTGAATCCCAAGAACAAGCTGGATCAGGGCAGCGGCGTGCTGCGGGCGATCTACAGCTTCAACGACAACCTGAGCTTCAAGTCGGTGACCGCCTATTCAGCCTTCCACCAGCCGGTCAACTATGACAACTCCGGGCAGGCGGCGCTGATCCAGCAAAACCTGATCCTGTACAAACAGAACTACGCCACCCAGGACTTCCAGCTCAACGGCGACTACGACAAGTTCAGCTTTACCACCGGGGTGTTCCTGTACCGCGAGAAGTTCGACGCCGACCGCGACAACCTCACCTATTCCATCGCCCGCAACCGGGTGGTCGGCCAAGGCCAGTACAGCACCACCAATACCGAAAGCTATGCATTGTATGGCCAAGGCAGCTACCACCTGACGCCGCAATTGTCGCTGATCGCCGGCCTGCGCTTTACCCGCGAGCACAAGAACTTCGACTTCACCAACTACGGCATCACCACCGACCGGCAGATCACCGGGGTGAACTTTACCGCCCAGGCGAGCAAGTCCTGGCAATCGACCAGCCCCAAGGTCGGCTTCGAATATGCCTGGACCCCGCACCTGAACCAATACGCCTACGTGGCCAAAGGCTTCAAGGCGGGCGGTTACGACAACCGCGCCCCAACCCAGGCCGCCGCCGAACAGGCGTTCTCGCCCGAGGACGTGACCACCTATGAAACGGGCTTGAAGGGCGACTTCTTCGACCAGCGCGTGCGGGCCAACGTGGCGCTGTTCTACAACGACTACCAAGATCTGCAGACCAACGCCTACGACCCGGCGCTGGGGGTCAACCTGCGCACCAACGTTGGCAAGGCGCACACCTACGGCGTGGAACTGGAAACCATCACCGCCCTGACCCAGGCGCTGCAACTGACCGCCAACGCTGGCTTTTTGCAAAGCCGCTACGACGATTTCCAGAACGCGGCAGGCGCAGGCGTGGATGCCGACGGCAAACACCTGGTGTATTCGCCCAAATGGAACGCCAGCGTGGGCTTGAACTACACAATCGCGGTCAACTTGCCAGGCACCTGGCTGGCCGGCACCGATGCGCAATTCCAGACCAAGTCCTATGCCAATGCGCTGAATGACGACATCCAGGAAATCCCGCAACAGACCTTCTGGAACGCCAACACCCGCTACCTGAGCGCCGACGGCCACTGGACCACTACCCTTGCAGTGAAAAACCTGTTGGACCGGGCGTATCCGCAGTCGGTGGGGTACATACCCTCGAGCGGGCAGCAGTATTACTCGATCAATGACCCGCGTACGGTGACGCTCAGCGTACGCTACGACCTCTGAGCACCACCCTGGGCGCGTGGGTCACTGGCCGTCGTGCAACTGGTCCACCAGGCGTGTCCAATCAAATGGCAGGGTATCGGCATAACTCATGCCCTGCCCTGCCATGCGCTCCACCAAGCCGCGCTGCGTGGCCACGATGGCATTGCTCATGTGCGGCGCCACCCCCACGTCGGCCGCGGTCTTGGCCACTTCCTCCATCTCTTCGGCGCGCCGGCGGCCATGCTCGGCCACACGGCTGACCAGGTAGTGCGGCAAGTCCGCGTTCCAGCCCATGCTGGGGAAGCTCTTGTGCAAGGACGCCAGCACCTCATCCTGAGCCCCGTACTGGCGGGCCGTGCTCAGGCATTCAGTGGTCAAGGCCTCCAGGCCCTTGATCATCACGCTGCGGCACATTTTGATCGCCGAGGCCACGCCCACTTCGGCCGACACCACGCGTACATTCAATGTCAGCGCCTGCAGGATCTGCGCGATCTCCTCGGCGTCACGGCCGCCCAGCAAGATCGGCGTCTGCAAGCGTTGTGGCGGCACCGGGGCCATCACAGCGGCGTCGATGTAGCTGGCGCCCACCGCCTCGATCGCTTGGCAGGCAGCGAGCTTGGTGTTGGGCGCCACCGAATTGATGTCCATGAACACCTGGCCAGGCCGCAGGTGCGGTGCCAAGGTCTGGGCCACCTGTAAGGCAGAACCTGCGGTCACTGCCGAAATGATCAGGTCGGCGCCCTGTGCGGCCTGCGCGGCAGTGTCGAACAGCGTCACCGCACAGGCGCGGGCCTTGGCCTGCAATGTGTCACGGGCAGCCGGCGACTCCAGCAGGCGATCATAGGCGTGTACCTGCACGCCTTGGGCGGCCAGGTCCTGGCCAATGATACCGCCGGCCTCGCCGAAGCCGATCAGGGTGATGGTGCACGTGGTGTTCATGGGCTGTTCTCTTCCAGCGGCTTGAGGGGGGCCGAACGCGTGGCGTTCGAGGGGGCAAGATAGGCGTCAAAGCGTTCGCGGTCGAACAACTTCTCCCAGCGG contains:
- a CDS encoding NAD(P)-dependent oxidoreductase, which codes for MNTTCTITLIGFGEAGGIIGQDLAAQGVQVHAYDRLLESPAARDTLQAKARACAVTLFDTAAQAAQGADLIISAVTAGSALQVAQTLAPHLRPGQVFMDINSVAPNTKLAACQAIEAVGASYIDAAVMAPVPPQRLQTPILLGGRDAEEIAQILQALTLNVRVVSAEVGVASAIKMCRSVMIKGLEALTTECLSTARQYGAQDEVLASLHKSFPSMGWNADLPHYLVSRVAEHGRRRAEEMEEVAKTAADVGVAPHMSNAIVATQRGLVERMAGQGMSYADTLPFDWTRLVDQLHDGQ
- a CDS encoding TonB-dependent receptor, with translation MLFAAPAFADDNAALPTVTVTAEHKSEDLQKTPLAISAFDETALDNKQITSIRGLSGQVPNLTLSRQSISYSAQTYGIRGIGETDPIQESAVAVYADDLYIPRAISSMLDFNDVERVEVLRGPQGTLYGRNSSAGAIRVITRDPTQETRGFFELQGGNYNAENGRLLISGPLIDNTLFGSFSAIRLTRDGTVSDPTRHSNVNNIDIQSYRAKLRFKPDDSPWDVQLTLASTFDRGDTTSYTPFDANGHYDKFKSYSSLNPKNKLDQGSGVLRAIYSFNDNLSFKSVTAYSAFHQPVNYDNSGQAALIQQNLILYKQNYATQDFQLNGDYDKFSFTTGVFLYREKFDADRDNLTYSIARNRVVGQGQYSTTNTESYALYGQGSYHLTPQLSLIAGLRFTREHKNFDFTNYGITTDRQITGVNFTAQASKSWQSTSPKVGFEYAWTPHLNQYAYVAKGFKAGGYDNRAPTQAAAEQAFSPEDVTTYETGLKGDFFDQRVRANVALFYNDYQDLQTNAYDPALGVNLRTNVGKAHTYGVELETITALTQALQLTANAGFLQSRYDDFQNAAGAGVDADGKHLVYSPKWNASVGLNYTIAVNLPGTWLAGTDAQFQTKSYANALNDDIQEIPQQTFWNANTRYLSADGHWTTTLAVKNLLDRAYPQSVGYIPSSGQQYYSINDPRTVTLSVRYDL